The window GAATACTTCAAGGCGGAGGTAAGGTTTTAGCTGGTACCCACTCACAATGTTATTAACTCTGTTTAGTCAAAATGTGGGAGGTGTAAGTCAGATATTTGTGTATAAGATTTAGGATTGACTTGCTGGATCCGGTCACACCAATAATCTTTTCTCTTCATCCCATGCTACTCCAAGTACACATGTTGcaaattttagcaaaaatattagCTAGTTGTGTGCAATGGATTTTAGATTTACTTGCTTCTAAAGAGGTATTGCACAAATTTTCTCTGTTGTGTATATTGCACACATCATTGGTCACAATGCTTTCTTTCAATAgcatattaataaaaaagttgatACGTTTCTAGCTTTTTGCATCACACCGCCTCATTGATTAACACATCGTGAAGTCCAAACTGTTTGACTCACCTAAGGAAATGCATGATTCGTCAAAATTGCCTCATAATCTAAACAGAGAGTTACTGCTACATATAAATGTGTAAATGCTGATATTTGACCCAAACTTGAATAATGTCAGCTATGGATTGACAACTCTCCACATGGCAAACAAAGAGTCCGTGAACTTATGCGGGTTTGTCGAATGGGCTTGGCGCTCGACTCAGACAGCCTGTTGACATCTGATTAGTGACTAACAATCATAGGCCTGTCTGTATAGCTCATCAGAAGATAATCTCATTCCTATGCACAGCCTAATGATTGATGGTTGCTAGTAGGAAATGAGGCTAGTTGCTAGCTGAACGATGAGAACTCCTTAAAATATAGTGTTTGTGTTTTACTGAGTTAGTAagactgtacatatatatatcatatgcgTTAATTGACCGGGATGCTGCTGCTTAAGATTCTATTTGTGAAGCCTCCAAGCTATCTACTCATTCGTTCTATTTCTGCGTAGTGACATTACTACAGACTGGCGGTCATTCTTGTCTAGGCATCCTCTCTTTATCATTCACTTTGTTCAAAATAGACCTAGTTATATGACCTCACTCGCACCATGTACTCATCTTTACATATTAATGACTGCAGTTGGTATTCCGGCAATCAAATGGTGTGGTGCTGAGGGTGACTACAATGTCATGGTTATGGAGCTGCTTGGACCAAGTCTAGAGGATTTATTCAACTACTGCAACAGAAAGTTTAGCCTCAAAACTGCGTTGCTGTTAGCGGACCAACTTGTAAGTAGTGTTTCTATAGTGTACATTTTGGGTAGATTCGGGTTCTAAATCTATGAGCAGCCTTCATAACATTTTACCTTTTATAGTGTGAGGATTTGTCAACTATTTTATCTGAGAGATTTGCAGTCAGATTTACTCTTTGGAACATCagattaatttaaaattttaatttgaagcTGTTCTAGGAAAAAATCTCAAGTTGTCATACATTCAAATATGCTCTTATGCCATCTTTGGCCATATCTGCCATTTTGTAATAGCATTTGATCATGAATTTCTCCCGGAATGCTTTCACATATGCTGTTTTCTCACAAGGCCTTCTATGCTTTAGGAGTTTGCTAAGAACAAGctcaaatatttgatttttaagaAATTCAGGTTTCATTTATTGACCAAGTTCATCAAGCCTCTTTGTACCATGGGATTAATtgtttaaaatctttaaaaggTGTAGGCGAGATCTTTGCATTGTCAGGCACGTTGAAGCTTTTTGGTAAAAACAGCCTTTCAGTTGCCTTGTGGTATCAGCacttaatattaattttaagtATTGACATCAATATTGATTAGACATCACAACTGTTGTATGAGCATCAAAAGCATTTAAGGCTGGTGGTtctttttttgatgattttgaACTAGAATGCATTTCTTACTAGCAGTGGGAACATATCTatttgtttaaaagtttgttGTGAAAAAACGAGAATCACTATTAGTAGTGTTGGTTCAGTCTAAAAGAGTGAGGTAGGTATTGAGTTAATTTACCATTCATTTATGGACTGTTCTTTGTCATTAGCAGATAGAACTCCCAGGGCTACCAGCTCAGAGACATTAAACACATCTAGTGTGGTATCAGCAGCTCTTACATTACAAATGAGTAGCTCGTatgccatagagttatctttaCCACAGTTATCTCTATCTTATAGTCCTATCTACAGTCTTTAatcttatacagtagacgcctctgcaacgtaaataatctgttctggTAATGCTTATGTATATGgattttatattatatgaacaataaaatatatgtaaatagtcTAATCCATTCCGAGATTTTCCTAAATTCACCGAGTCGGcccttcaaaaaggaaaaaacttaACTTAACTacttaatttaatgactgtacagtaattgtagtattattgacttaTATCGAcaagttttttactttttcttgtGACTTTCGCTCTGTTTATGGTCCATGATTGAGGCTATTTTACGTGAGGGGCGCGCACACCTGCAATGCCCTTTTAGATCTATTTCATTTTTTCTGCACAGTAAGGTTTATGctgcaaataaaaaagaaaaaaaaacattttatatgctTGAAATAAAACAagacaaaaatatatctttaataTAACAAGTACAGTTTTTGTCCGTCATTCCAATGCCATGGTTAGAGGTTATAAAAAAGTTTGCTTTCAGCGAGACTACAACTCGTGACTTTCAGCTTGATAGACCCACACTAACACTTGCAACGATTGATTGCTGTTTGGTATTTATGAATAATAGCGCAGCTTCTTATTCcctgtgctttattggcacgCCTGACCATCTCTCACGTCACACTGTGAGGCTACTAGcgtatataatatagatattcCTTTACAGCAATGTGGAGAAGACAAAATTTTCAAAGCTAACTAGGGGACTCCTCGTTATTTGAATCGAGTTTGAGAACTTGTAACGACTTGACGCTttgttatatggaatttattttgtaatctgaagcaaaaacttcacataaattcttttgTTAAGTGGAGTTTACATAAAAAGAGGTTTACGTTATTGTACCGTCTACAGTACATTGCAAGTCGATAGTACATTGCAAGTCGATAGTACATTACAAGTCGATAGGCCTTGCATGTTTTTTATCCTAGAGAAGATTTGTCATTTTGTTTAATACAGTCCAGCCTTGGTTTATGACCACAATTTGTTCCTGATGGCTGTCCGAAAAGCAATTGTTTGaattcaaaaacattttgatgACCCAGTTAGCAGTTGAAATATGAATTAGAAATGTCAAGCAAAGGCGGATTGCTTTTCCGGTTCTTATTTCACATTCGCACTTCACCATTCTAGCTTGTGTCAGATAATTGGTGCATACCAATAGCAAGTCAGGAACTTTTCACTCTTCACTTGTTCACTGGTGCGCATCAAGCTGGCCGCCAGCCAGTTATTCACAGCACACTGGCTATACTGTTATGAATATCACTCCACGGTCATTCTTAATGTCAGCTTGGCTTGCGGCTCCCTTTCCTCGTTGGGCCTCAAATTGTACGCTATCGTTATACAATCATTAGTTATAGCACTTATGCACTACAAGTAGGATATTTCTCATTAATCATATAGCAGCTGAATTGGGCTAGAGAATTTAGAATTGCTCGAATGCTCAATTATCATACTCGGCTGACTAGAGAATCATTAGGTACCCCTTACCATTGCTTCATAGTTAGTTGTTTGTCTGATATCATAGGTAAAAACACTACATATTATTGTACCAGTTAGTCAACATCTTGCAACAGTGGGCAATTATAGGTCCAAGTTGATCATACTCCGAATAACTCTCACTCTTTATTTCTTCAAAACCCTGTTGATTTATAGGTTATTTTTACAGTTTGGCTCTTGGCAAGCAGCATGTGTGACTTAAATAGCAAATGACCTGCTTGATTTTGCAATATAGCCAGTTAACGATGTGGTGGTGTTTGTGTATTTATTTATAGTTGCTTTTGACGTGTAAGTTTAGAGGTTTCAATTTATCACCAAATTAATCTCTCTCCTTGAGTTATTTAGTACGGTAACTGAAAAGCTCACTCAGTAGCATAATTGGCAACTGTGATTGGTCGAATGAAACCATCCCCCAGAGACAAACAGTTATTTTCGTGGACCTTGACTACTAGATATTTTTGGGCAGGTAGTTAGTGAAACAAGCCGTATTGTGACTCAATGCAGTGCAGCATTCCTTCTGCTAAATTAGGAGGGATAGTTTTGTTGAAGTCATTTTATTTAGTGCCAACTTCTCTGTGACTTCgtgtaatatatattactacTAACTGCCGTAAATAGGTATTTTGAGAGACtagatattatttataattcctAGTAAtgaaaccattttatttttttcttctttttagaTAAGCCGTATTGAATACATTCACTCCAAGAATTTCATACATAGAGACATTAAACCAGATAACTTTTTAATGGGTCTCGGTAAAAAGGGCAACTTGGTATACGTAATAGACTTTGGACTAGCCAAGAAATACAGAGATAGTAGAACACACCAGCACATAGCTTACCGCGAGAATAAGAACCTGACCGGCACAGCGAGATACGCCAGTGTCAACACCCACTTGGGCATCGGTGAGTGCAGTTAAAACATGTTATGACCTTgttcactagtcatatcaataGCAGCTTGCCAATGGCAACAGCAGGTTACCATTGATGGACAGCCTTTTGTGAGCAACTAACAGCTTCATGTGAAAGCCTGGCTACATACACCAACAATATACATAgtctacatgtagtataaattataaatactttCTCTGGCTGCATGTCCTGACGCTGTCATTTGCTGCCAAATCACGTGTCATATAGAAAAGTAGGTTGACCAATGAGAATTGGCCTCATTCATGTGAAGGTCATGGCATCCTTGGTGGATTTCCCATTACCATTATTATCTAATATGGTTCATCAACATTTTGGGATAGCAATTACACTTAcaagtgcagttgtttttattgctCTACAGGTTTCATTGAATGTTCCAATTCACCCCAGTCTCAGTACATATCTATTACAAGTGTTTATACATAAATAGTCGGTTGTGTGAATCCCTTGTCATCATGCAAATGCGAATCTCCTATGAAATCTGTTTCCTGTTGCAAATAAATAACATGAAATCGCGATTTTCCTCATTGGTAACCAACTCTTTCGTCCAATCACAGATTTATCGGTTTCCATTTTACTTATGTCGACGAATGTATTCATTCACAGACACAATGTATCAACCACACATTGGCCACACTAATAATATACATGAATTTCGTTGGTGTGATCAGGCAGGCCCTTCTGTGTCTGTATACTTGTGTGCATGTTTCTTTAGTAGCTATCATGCATTGCGAAGGAGAATGGCTACATCACTGACACCAATTTAAACTATATGTTCGGCATTGAATTCCTCTTATTGTGGACACGTTTATAGTAGTGTAGGTATATTGTGACGATGATTCTATATCCCATCACGTTAAGAGTAGTCTGGTCAGCTTCGTGATTGTTACATTTTGACAAGGTTGTTTTAGGTAAATATCTTACCATACCGATTCAAATCTTTGAGCTCCATCAAGAACCGTAGCATACTGTTGCTACAAGGCACGTCAAGGCCGTACTGGCTTTATCAACAGTAAAAAACATCTTGCGTAAAGTGAACCATCAGTGATATTTTAAGCGAGCCATGTAAATAAAGCAGGACGATCTTGATCCATATTGTAAATGTAGCTTTTTCTGCTCATAATCACTATTTATACTGTCTCTATTGGCTACCAAAATTTGATTTTCCATTCATGATTATGAATTAACATGTCATGCAGCAATCGACAAAGCGGCCTTATGACCTAAAGAGCAATGCcttgcaaaactttctcctcaTACTGAATAGCAAACTCGTCATGTCTCTTGAGCCGCTAGCCCCTAGAATCCTAGATGGTCTGCTTACTACCGGACTACAAGGCTCACTGCttactttttttaaacttaTCATTTGACACGCTCAGTGGTTCTCGCCAATATGGCTCCCCTAAGCAAACAAGTTGTCTGTGTAACAACTGGTATCAATGGTTTATTAAACCTCAGCTGTGGTTATTGCCTAAACTCATCAGCTAGTTTGATCTTGCAAGCTTAGACCAGGTCACACACCGATGAAATCATAGTATAGATATTTGCTGCGGTTATACAAACTGATGCCACCAATAGTGATAGTTAGGTTGACCAATGAGAATTGGTCTCGTTGGTATCCTTTCTGGATTTCCATTACCATTGTTGAAGTATCGGCAGCATATAAGTCATCTAACATGGATTTTCGTTGACTTGTCATAGCAATTATGccttttttgcattttaatatattttctcAACGAAACAACATCACAAATCAATGACGAAAATGATTCAAGTACAAAAGTAGTTTGATTTCATGAAATTAATCAGACGCGCAAAAATGATTGGGAATTTTGCAGATTCAATTATCTAAAAGTTAATCTGATCTGAACTTTTTCATCGACTGGTCCAATTTATACAATGTCTTCGTACATCTTTTACAAGTTTGAACATCTTTGTCCGTATATAAATAGTTGTTTGGGCCATGTCCGAAAGCGAACTTTACATGAAATCAGCCCATTTTGAAAGTGGATAAAATAGAATAGATATTATATCAGTTGAGAATCAACTCATTGGGTCAATCATAGGCGCATTGGTTTTTCCCTGATGTAGACCACTTTGTTTGTTTAGACACCACCATTGACAACGCCGTCAGCTACCCAAATGATGTGCTTTGTCAGTGTTTATAGTCACTCCGTTAGTGTTCAGCCTAGAAGGAATAGTATCAGAAAAGGGAAGCTTTATCAGTTACCTGAGTTGATGCCTGACTTACTTATCATCTACAGTGATTGTGCTGGTGCTGCAGATCACGACAAAGAACTCGGGCTATCATTGTAGCATTGACATATTGACATTAGATCAATTTTGTGTGCTAGTCTTGTGTGTTGTCAAGGCGATGTTCTCGTATATTCTTTTCGCTATCCAGTACTATGGAGCATTCTTTGGTCACATCATTTAACTATCATAAATAAACATGGATGTTGCCATGACAATGAATCTCAAGGTTTCGGAAAAGGTTCGTGTATATCGTGCTCATTTGGTAATATTGATAGACCTAATCAGTTATTGAAAATGTGTGGTGGAACAATTTTCAAAGGTGTTGTAAATTGTATCCTCAGGTGCTTAACTTGTTTTATTATTAGCCATTCTGTATTTAGAACGATGCAAAACAAATGTGATATCCCTAATGCGTAAGAATAACAAAAATCATCTAGTGCATATGTGCAGAATAtgaaatataacaaatatataatgtataatacaCATAAGACCATGACAATCTTACTTTAGGGTCATCTACTAGACTGCACCAGATAAAACTGATTGATTACTTTGAACTGATTGGTAGCTGACATTATAATGATTTTGTATTGCGTAGATAGTGTTAAAACCCTCCTTCGTCGTTATGAAATGTGTTAAAGAAAATGTAGGTGAATATGTAACAACACAAGGTGGTGATACAATTTTCTACGAGCTTCATTAATACACACTCTTTTatccatatatattatatatatttatattacccATAAACTTGTTGATTGTTATATCTGGCCAGTCTGCAATGTAATTTATCCTCACCTCTGTTACATCCTCTCTTACTCCCTCTAAATGATAAATCAGTCCATGCTAGGCCTACATTTTTGATGCTGTGAGGTTTGCTTGTGACCAGCAAGTAGCACTCACAAATATTCATACGAAATTAGCCTGACGTTGCAGTAGGTTCCAAACATACCATGTCTAACTAGTAACATATGCTAGATGTGGTGATACATTATTGCCACTTGATGAGTTGACCTACTATACAGCTGTTCAATCGCCTTCTAAAAATTGTAATATTTCCTATACAGAGCAGAGTAGGCGAGACGATATGGAGTCGCTTGGCTATGTACTCATGTACTTCTTGAGAGGTAGTCTCCCTTGGCAGGGCCTTAAAGCTGCAACCAAAAGGCAGAAATATGAACGAATCAGCGAGAAGAAAATGGCGACCCCGATCGAAGAATTGAGCAAGGGATTTCCGTGTAAGAACTCACATCTTTATAGAAATTGTGGCATCGGTGTCCCTGAACGAATATCGTCGTCTAATATAACAAGCTATGTTGTTACTCAAACCTAGTGCTGAGCCGCCACAGACATGCTATAGGAGATCTCCATTCACTTATATCATTTCATAGTCTGGCTTTTGTTTTGAGGAAAATATGTTCATAGTTACAATAAGATATAGATTTGACGGTTTTGTGTGATTGTTTGCTTGCAGCCGAGTTTGCCACTTACCTAAACTTCTGCAGATCTCTGCGGTTTGATGACAAACCTGACTACAGCTATTTGAGGCAGCTATTTAGGAATCTGTTTCATAGACATGGATATACATATGATTATGTCTTTGATTGGAACATGCTTAAATTTGTAAGTACAGGACTATTTTAGCTCAGTTTGATGTTAGTTTTGTCAGTAAAATTCTATGCTAAATGATTTAGCATTACGCTCAATGATCCGTGTTATGCATGCTCACAGCTATTTTTCCAGCACGttttttgacatgatgggttgCTTATGCTGATGCAATCGATTGGCACATAAAGCCAattctttttatcaaaaacAACACTTTATCAACAGTATAAGTCTAATGCAAGCCTTTCTTGCTGACTATGCAGAGTGTAGTGAACCATCTTTCCTTGAAATATATATTGGGAAGTTTTCAGCGAATGCAGGATATCCACTACCAGCTCACAGAATTAGCgggatctacatgtatatgtggctataaaaaattttcttttgtcaaaattaaaaaagagaAGAAAAAACGTTCAAATGGCAAACGTCTCGACTGTCTGATTGACACTGCAAAGGGCTCTTCTCTTCATATGTACAAACTTGGTGAAATAAACCTGCTTCAAATGTATAAGCATAAGCCTTGTGACATGCAGCGTGCTCTCGGGTTATGATGACgctgttatacaatttttttcccCTACGATGTAGAACACGATGATTTTTCGCCCTTTTCatacaaactattttttgccacacaatattaacaaaaatttctctcaatATTcgaatttggcagtcagtgtgctgcTTACGTCGGAATAACAGATGTGGCGATCTGCTATTCGCTGAAATCCTTCTAACAAcgaatgaaagagatacgatgctcgatcTCCCGCAGTTCGGTATTATTCGTTATTAGTtgttgtgaaaacgaaaccggaaacagataggtgatgaaATTGTAGCGATAAAAAAGTTGATGATCagtgaaatagttaaaaatacatactaaaacttagctttaagtatgtgtttagtaagctaaagtCATTAAGTTAAGCTGAACGTTCATTTTATACGTctgcctcgaaggtaagaactccctacggtacgtactgcacatagtacattgtaacgttacattttattacagataataACTACTAAATATAGTAAagtgtaggtaactatagttaataaggttaacatactattttgttacaaagttttaatatacatgtacagtattaaaattttaatgttttttactaGGGGTGTTTGCGTTAGATAATTACTACGGGTTTTCATACCCTTTAtgcgacattttcgccttattTTGCCAACACTTGAACAAATTAATGTCGTATAGGGAGGGTCCACcgtatttatacatataaatatatgtgtatatttaaatttaagcatAATTCAAATGAGCATAACTCCAAAGTATAACGGCTACCAGAATCTGTATCATTTAATTGCATAATTGCATAAATTCAATAATATGGATGACTTTTTTACAGAACGCATGTCAAcatattttttctttatttaaatttattttgtaagTTATGCGTGACTGGCTGCTCTGTAATAAGCCATATCACAAGTTTATATAGATCAGGTAGAATACTAATGAaaacctattgtactggtagccttatatttatatctttttcAAGATATTCCAGTAGCTGTAATGTTCATCCTGGCTTAAATACTCTTAGTACGCCTGTTCTGCCATTTAGGCCGGTGGTACCTCAGCAGCAGCCGCATCTCACGCTTCAGGACAAGAAGCATCTGGCTCTAGGCAAGTGCACAGCGGGTTGACTAGACCACATGGTGCTGTTGGAGGAGCGCGGCAGATGACTGCTGCCAATCCTATTCACAATGGTATGGTTACAGCTGCCTGCTATCACAAACCTTTCATCCCTGTCTTGAAGGCCCAGCATGAAACTTGAGTCAGGTTAAATGCCATTTGAATGCAGTCCTGTTGGATAAGtgacatactgtaaaacctctaattgaacgccatggcgctctattttttaaccctttctctatagtggcggtaaattggaggtggtgttcaaatagaggcctgcgttgtatttttcaaatggctcgtcagaattttgggaagataaatttagcccttatcacctatattttgccctcttttgtCAGTGGAGcggtattaaaccttttggatgcaataaatctgttaacttacctccaacttgccAAAGATcgcttaataaatatgcattgagaaacagAGAAATacctctaccagttgatatctgttgcttgcaattaacatgtgatgatattatagcttgtgtATTGCTTTGCAATTGGTTGGAgcgttcaatttttatttcagcttGTGTACTACTCTGCAATTGGTTGGagcattcaatttttatttcattctaaatttgaagacatatttttattttatatttaacagtgttgaataaaagctcattgcactcattgatatgtttgctacagtttgtagTCAGAACTGGCTTTATACGCTTGAAGTTGTCTCTTTGTTATTAAGTTTCATAGCttcataaattaaattattttgatcctgctattgtttattttactttaaaagcCATTTCTGCCATTTACGTTTACACAATCTAAATGTGTGCTCTGGTTGTGAACAGacattattaatttataataataagtcaTTGTAATGAATTGTTATAGTGATAGTAATTGTATGCAAGGATTATTACTTGTGCCCTAAACCTCTTGTTATATGTGTATTTAGACTAGAGGTAGACTAGGCAACTGCTAGCAAAAACTCTGCCCGCATCGCCTGTATGTGAGCTTAACTTCTTAACGCCATAAAAAGCAATATAATTTGAACAGAGTATAAAAATCATGAAGTTCGAACTTAAGCCCTTTTCAAGGTTTCCGTACATTGAATTTCAAATTGGTGATTGTTTGTGATATGCGGAACAAAATTGTTAGTTTTTCCAGTAATTTTCTTGTAACAGTCATGCAATTACATTTGCTGATAATTAATTGTTcaaagtaataatttttttctccGTGCATGTGTTTCTTGAAAAAGATTGTAAGCAGTTTTACATTTTGCTACAGGAATGGTCGGTGATCTATCAAGGGAACCGACGAGATTAACCTCTGGTCAGGTCTCCGCTGGTGTGATGAGTAACAGTCTACGACGACGCAGTAAAGAGGATGGAATGGTAACTAGGTCAAAGTCTAGGATGATGCGCAAATGATGGAAGCTCTGTGACAACTGGGAATATATATCCTGTACAGGAATGTGTTGCTCAAGTCCGTTTTGATCTCAAGTGACAATAGCAGTTGTGATTTTTGGTCACAATAAGTTGTGCTGGACCTTGATACACGTTCAGCAGAAGTTAAGAAACAATTTCTTATCAAGTCACATAAATTGTTTTGATTTGGTAGTTAAGGTTTGTGCCATTGTTGATACCAAATCCTGCTGCCTCGCTGCTTGCACTGTAAATTAGATTCAAAATAGAACAAGCTTATGCttctacatttttcaccttgTGTAGCCACACCTTGTCACCTTGTTCGCCGTGATCTGATCCAGTTTCTCCActctttatataatatttataattaaaaatgtttgctgaTCTTACGTATTTAATACCAGTTTGAAGCGTTCATGTGTTCTAATACAATGATTTTACTCCAGTCAGGATTTTTGATCAAATAATTCTTCAAGGTGTATCCAAGCAAGATATCTTCTTTTATATCTATAGGTGATGTATTACTATTCTGACGTTGTTCTACGTAATGTTATCACATCCTAAATAGAGAAAACTATGAGTTGAACTTTTATGTATGACAAGATAAAAACTAGCAAAGCCTGTGTTGTTGAGGCGGTTAAATTAGCTTTAAGCTTTGCTTTGTCTCCTTACCGCACCAGActcattttattgtttattactcatattttatttattgtttaccGTCAAATGAAAATAAAAGGCAGTGAATGTACATAAACTGCTGAGGGATTTCTTTATACTCATACTACAAAAAAATTAGGTCAGCGATATAAATATCAACGAAACGAACCTTAGAATGTTGTAGCTCGACTCATACACAAATTCAACATGGTAGAAAAGTCGGTCTGAAGCAAACAGCATTCGCATCAACAAATTGTTATGAAATAAATCATCTGAAATCACTTGTGGTACAAAGAAAGTCATTTTGCATTAAGAGTGGCAGTCACATTTTTATGGAAGGTTAAAATAGACAATGAAGATAGCAAATCAGAACTTCACAACAATCCAGGCTGCAAAATTAAGCGGTTGGCAGCTCTGCTACTGGTGATGTGCGAAAGACTATTCTTGGTGTCGGAGACTGGCAGGTCGCGTATCCTTTCCAATATTTTGCTGTCTCTTTGCAGCAATAAGAAGAACGTCTTGTACTTCattcactcatgtttctctgATCGAGAGAAAAAACAATAGTGTTTGGTGCAACAGAGTCTATGGTTGCAGCTCTGTAGCAAAATACTTAGGCGCTCTATGTAGAAAGGCAAGAAGTGACATGCAAACACCCTGATGATTAAGTTATGGTTACTAGTATATTTGTCAGCCGCGTGCACTGTATGAGATTGTCATGAGCAATTGGTATACGAATGAGGAATTATCTCATGAGGTGGTAAGGCGCCTGAGTAGTGTTACAGTTATGTAGTGGTAACGTGCTTACCTTTTAATCTGGCGCCAAGGGTTTAATTCTCGCGtgaggcaatcttttttctaatgctcttcACATGACTTCGGACAGTTGGAcggacactgctcttattatagtaaagataagaTCATGCATAGCTTTAGGCAATGTTTTGTGCCGGCTCTGCGATTTGCTTGTCTGAGTGGACCTTAAGATGTAAACATGAGTAAGTCTAATAAACTTTGTGATATACCTTTTAGCAGACACTCACGTTATTTTGCAAGTTTATTAAATGAATTGAAATCTCATTTGAAACAGCGGCTAGCAATCTTTTAGAGCAATGTTTTAATAGCTTACAgaaattcaaattatttgaattttcaACCGCAAAAAAGTGTTCAAATGTTAGCACATCATTTATGTGTTAACACATAATCTTTGTGTTGATATTATGTGTTAACATTATGTGTTAACATATAATCTATGTCTAAAAGATTATCTAGGCTGGACTGATGCAATCAGCGAATATGATTTAGTACAAAAACTCATCGTTCTGTAAATGATGACAACATAAAATGTTTGAGCGTCAGCAATTCTGCTTTTCATAACAAATAGtttacatatactgtacatgtaggCGTATATGTATTGTTAtaggt of the Watersipora subatra chromosome 4, tzWatSuba1.1, whole genome shotgun sequence genome contains:
- the LOC137394638 gene encoding casein kinase I-like isoform X1, whose translation is MELRVGNKYRLGRKIGSGSFGDIYLGTDVSTGEEVGVKLECVKLKHPQLHIESKIYRILQGGVGIPAIKWCGAEGDYNVMVMELLGPSLEDLFNYCNRKFSLKTALLLADQLISRIEYIHSKNFIHRDIKPDNFLMGLGKKGNLVYVIDFGLAKKYRDSRTHQHIAYRENKNLTGTARYASVNTHLGIEQSRRDDMESLGYVLMYFLRGSLPWQGLKAATKRQKYERISEKKMATPIEELSKGFPSEFATYLNFCRSLRFDDKPDYSYLRQLFRNLFHRHGYTYDYVFDWNMLKFAGGTSAAAASHASGQEASGSRQVHSGLTRPHGAVGGARQMTAANPIHNGMVGDLSREPTRLTSGQVSAGVMSNSLRRRSKEDGMVTRSKSRMMRK
- the LOC137394638 gene encoding casein kinase I-like isoform X2 — translated: MVMELLGPSLEDLFNYCNRKFSLKTALLLADQLISRIEYIHSKNFIHRDIKPDNFLMGLGKKGNLVYVIDFGLAKKYRDSRTHQHIAYRENKNLTGTARYASVNTHLGIEQSRRDDMESLGYVLMYFLRGSLPWQGLKAATKRQKYERISEKKMATPIEELSKGFPSEFATYLNFCRSLRFDDKPDYSYLRQLFRNLFHRHGYTYDYVFDWNMLKFAGGTSAAAASHASGQEASGSRQVHSGLTRPHGAVGGARQMTAANPIHNGMVGDLSREPTRLTSGQVSAGVMSNSLRRRSKEDGMVTRSKSRMMRK